From Saprospiraceae bacterium, one genomic window encodes:
- a CDS encoding transcriptional regulator, with translation MKISIEKLHKAFDSRIRLGIMAALAVNDKLDFTALKEYLDLTDGNLASHIKALEKEEFIGIKKSFIDRKPNTKYFITKSGRLAFNNHLKALEKIIQSNK, from the coding sequence ATGAAAATATCCATTGAAAAACTGCATAAAGCCTTTGACAGCCGAATCAGGCTGGGCATCATGGCGGCACTGGCAGTGAATGACAAGCTTGATTTTACTGCACTCAAGGAATACCTTGACCTGACCGACGGAAATCTGGCCAGTCACATCAAAGCCTTGGAAAAGGAAGAGTTTATAGGCATAAAAAAATCATTCATAGACCGAAAACCCAATACAAAATATTTTATCACCAAATCAGGCAGATTGGCCTTTAACAATCATTTGAAAGCCTTGGAAAAAATCATTCAATCGAATAAATAA
- a CDS encoding T9SS type A sorting domain-containing protein has protein sequence MKYTLTVLFVLSLCMVQAQNEINWNPAIDLANSQFGNAHPRVAIDGSGNAILVWGRMSDQSVMFSRWTGNNFSTPAKLNPSGLTVASANWMGPEIASKGDTIYIVVKRTPENIHTNRLFLFRSFNGGITFSTPQELAFIADSFSRFPTVAIDQFGNPQIAYMKFNPSFLDSRWVVSKSKDFGLTFESDIKASGWGASAEVCDCCPGVLNISDNKSVIVYRDNNKNLRDIWAGISEDESESFTSGVRVDNNNWLVNICPASGPDAVIIGDTLYTVFMSGKNGLYRNYISKASHNFEFATTVNSLTGSIPGLGQQNFPRISTDGNALAVVWKQNIGNQTQLPILFTKNLSTGFSNNYTLVDSDHITNVDVAMHNGRIYVVWQDDNSGTIKFRSGTYETINTEENPSVVNSLKIFPNPNRDEVLFESDEQFDCMVQIYNGKGELVLTTQSNSNGRIPIRHFQNGVYYLTIQSSFGQWAVKILKLD, from the coding sequence ATGAAATACACATTAACGGTCTTATTTGTCCTTTCACTTTGCATGGTGCAAGCCCAAAATGAAATTAATTGGAATCCTGCCATTGATCTTGCAAACAGCCAATTTGGAAATGCCCATCCTCGTGTGGCAATCGATGGTTCCGGAAATGCGATCCTGGTTTGGGGTAGAATGAGCGACCAATCTGTCATGTTTTCGAGATGGACAGGAAATAATTTTTCAACACCAGCAAAGCTTAATCCATCAGGTCTTACAGTAGCCAGTGCCAATTGGATGGGCCCGGAAATCGCTTCAAAAGGAGATACAATTTACATTGTGGTCAAAAGGACTCCAGAAAATATTCACACCAACAGACTATTTCTTTTCCGCTCTTTCAATGGAGGAATTACGTTCAGCACGCCTCAGGAACTGGCTTTTATTGCAGACAGCTTTTCAAGGTTTCCGACGGTCGCGATTGACCAATTTGGAAATCCACAAATTGCTTATATGAAGTTTAATCCTTCTTTTTTAGACAGTAGGTGGGTTGTAAGCAAATCGAAAGATTTTGGCTTGACTTTTGAATCGGATATCAAAGCCAGCGGTTGGGGCGCTTCTGCTGAAGTGTGCGATTGTTGTCCCGGTGTATTAAATATATCAGACAACAAATCGGTCATCGTGTACAGAGACAACAATAAAAACCTTCGCGACATTTGGGCTGGAATATCAGAGGATGAATCAGAATCATTTACATCCGGGGTAAGAGTTGACAACAACAATTGGTTGGTCAATATTTGCCCTGCCAGCGGTCCTGATGCAGTGATCATTGGTGATACCTTGTATACCGTCTTTATGAGCGGAAAAAACGGTCTTTACCGAAATTATATCAGCAAGGCATCCCACAATTTTGAATTTGCAACAACCGTCAATAGTTTAACAGGCAGTATTCCCGGATTGGGTCAACAAAATTTTCCACGAATTTCCACTGATGGAAATGCCTTAGCCGTTGTTTGGAAACAAAACATTGGCAATCAAACTCAACTCCCAATTTTATTTACAAAAAACCTGTCCACCGGCTTTAGCAATAACTATACATTGGTGGATTCAGATCACATCACAAATGTCGATGTAGCAATGCACAATGGCAGAATTTACGTAGTTTGGCAAGATGACAATAGCGGTACCATCAAATTCCGAAGCGGTACTTACGAAACCATCAATACAGAGGAGAATCCTTCTGTAGTAAATTCACTAAAAATCTTTCCAAATCCAAACCGGGACGAGGTCCTTTTCGAATCAGACGAGCAATTTGATTGCATGGTGCAAATTTATAATGGCAAAGGAGAGTTAGTGCTCACAACTCAATCAAATTCCAATGGTAGAATTCCAATCAGACATTTTCAAAATGGAGTCTATTATTTGACGATCCAATCAAGCTTTGGCCAATGGGCTGTAAAAATATTAAAATTGGATTGA
- a CDS encoding T9SS type A sorting domain-containing protein, whose product MIKLPLLFLLTLFNIAQIYCQANCSAVKTDLEPINDLGNKISAFTQKMGGLYPNGSNYIPEDHKASGMALAAQVTCLDPSGKADPEQGKIVWLSIGMSNCTQETQRFIPLANAHPGKNPRLQFVDGAQGGQTAQVISAPWHPNYQNFWNTVQNRLSSAGVSAQQVQVIWLKEANQAGNTPPFVHYDSLVVQFRRIARELKTRFPNVKLCYVASRISGRYASTNLNPEPYAYLTGWAVKQLIEDQILEDPELSFEGPNAKSPWLSWGIYMWSDGDIPQKSNPDIFYSCPTDFTNDGVHPSNAGAQKVARLLLHFFTSDSTCTPWFLGNSCQISNLNSALEKQVIVEIFPNPTNEVLNIQMCDQTLSCASIQLFDLHGQCVLSTDLLNKLSLQLPVSDLANGIYYCVVQSKEFGPICQKVCIQH is encoded by the coding sequence ATGATAAAGCTACCACTTCTTTTCCTCCTGACTCTATTTAATATAGCTCAAATTTATTGTCAAGCCAATTGTTCTGCCGTAAAAACAGACTTAGAGCCCATCAATGATCTTGGCAATAAGATTTCAGCTTTTACTCAAAAAATGGGTGGTTTGTATCCCAACGGATCAAACTACATACCGGAAGATCATAAAGCGTCCGGTATGGCATTGGCTGCTCAAGTGACATGTCTGGATCCATCCGGAAAGGCTGATCCGGAACAAGGTAAAATAGTATGGTTGAGCATTGGAATGTCCAATTGCACCCAGGAAACACAGAGGTTTATTCCATTGGCCAATGCACATCCCGGGAAAAATCCAAGACTGCAGTTCGTGGATGGCGCTCAGGGAGGACAAACGGCTCAGGTCATATCCGCGCCCTGGCATCCCAACTACCAAAATTTTTGGAATACCGTGCAAAACAGGTTAAGCTCTGCCGGAGTATCTGCCCAACAGGTCCAGGTGATCTGGTTAAAAGAAGCCAATCAGGCTGGAAACACTCCCCCTTTTGTGCATTACGATTCTCTTGTGGTACAGTTTAGGAGAATAGCAAGAGAACTAAAAACAAGATTTCCAAATGTCAAATTGTGTTATGTAGCCAGCAGAATCTCCGGTCGGTACGCTTCCACGAACCTCAATCCGGAGCCCTATGCTTATTTGACCGGCTGGGCGGTTAAACAATTGATCGAAGATCAAATTCTAGAAGATCCCGAACTTTCGTTTGAAGGTCCCAATGCCAAGTCGCCCTGGCTTTCCTGGGGCATATACATGTGGTCAGATGGTGATATCCCTCAGAAAAGCAATCCTGATATTTTTTATTCCTGCCCGACTGACTTTACAAACGATGGGGTCCATCCCTCCAATGCAGGAGCGCAAAAAGTAGCAAGACTGCTGCTCCATTTTTTTACAAGCGATTCCACCTGCACACCCTGGTTCTTAGGCAATTCTTGTCAAATTTCCAACCTGAATTCCGCTTTAGAAAAACAAGTAATTGTCGAGATCTTTCCCAATCCAACAAATGAGGTGTTAAATATCCAAATGTGTGATCAAACGTTAAGCTGTGCCTCGATTCAATTGTTCGACTTACATGGACAATGTGTTTTGTCCACGGACCTTTTAAATAAGCTTTCTCTTCAATTACCTGTGTCAGATCTTGCCAATGGAATTTATTATTGTGTCGTACAATCCAAAGAATTTGGACCAATTTGTCAGAAAGTTTGCATTCAACATTGA
- a CDS encoding tetratricopeptide repeat protein, with the protein MIPSLSENLKENQSLIRIVYWTVILLTWVKVPMLAQKPDSLLAVWQDSVQMDSIRIQAFNLYIRKNFLFSNPDSAITLAGELVDYGTQKKVLSAKSIGYHLQGIANYFKGNYPKALDYYTKSLQIREELQDKEGISASLNNIGIIYRNQGNLDRALEYYNRSLKIDEERNDQMGCANSLNNIANIHYDKQAFDLAQISYEKSLGIFKELKNWQGVANTTNNLAYIFKSKGKNKEAIEFHLQSLEIFKNLDDKRGIAACLIGIGAAYRELEQYKKAIEFATKGLTLAQELDILPQIEEACRTLYASYKSLGKNSEALLFLEKIQVIKDTLHARETAEKLQQMEFSKEMLTDSIAKAEEMRLLVENHQEELRQRTKTRNILIVTTVGILILTGGIFNRLQFTRKSKAELQLEKDRSESLLLNILPEEIAKELKEKGKADARDFFLVSIMFTDFKAFTETSSLLSAAELVYEVNACFEAFDGIIDKYNIEKIKTIGDAYMAAGGLPVPSDESVKNTVLAALEMQRFMEERKTNNISKNKAYFEMRVGIHSGPVVAGIVGVKKFQYDIWGDTVNTANRMETSGVVGKVNISRDTYEHIKEDSQFTFIYRGQIEVKGKGDLDMYFVDLK; encoded by the coding sequence TTGATTCCCAGTCTTTCCGAAAATTTAAAAGAAAATCAATCATTGATCCGGATCGTTTACTGGACAGTAATTCTATTGACATGGGTCAAAGTACCCATGCTGGCCCAAAAACCTGATTCTTTATTAGCCGTTTGGCAGGATAGCGTTCAAATGGATTCTATTCGCATTCAAGCATTCAATCTATACATCCGAAAGAATTTCTTATTTTCCAATCCAGACAGTGCAATAACTCTGGCCGGTGAATTGGTGGATTATGGAACTCAAAAGAAAGTGCTAAGCGCCAAATCCATCGGGTATCATCTGCAAGGTATCGCCAATTATTTTAAAGGAAATTATCCAAAAGCCCTGGATTACTATACAAAAAGCCTCCAAATCCGCGAAGAATTACAAGACAAGGAAGGCATATCTGCCAGCCTTAACAACATTGGAATCATTTATCGAAACCAGGGTAATCTGGATCGTGCTTTGGAATACTATAACCGAAGTTTAAAAATTGATGAAGAGCGCAATGACCAAATGGGATGTGCCAATAGTTTGAACAACATAGCCAATATTCACTATGACAAACAAGCGTTTGATCTTGCACAAATCAGTTATGAAAAAAGTTTGGGAATATTTAAAGAATTAAAAAATTGGCAAGGTGTAGCGAATACCACGAATAACCTTGCCTATATTTTTAAATCCAAAGGCAAAAACAAAGAAGCCATAGAATTTCACTTACAATCCCTGGAAATATTCAAAAATCTGGACGACAAAAGAGGAATTGCCGCTTGCCTGATTGGAATTGGAGCTGCATATAGAGAACTGGAGCAATATAAAAAAGCCATTGAATTTGCGACAAAAGGGCTTACCCTTGCCCAAGAACTAGACATCCTTCCCCAAATAGAGGAAGCCTGTCGAACCCTGTATGCCTCCTACAAATCATTGGGCAAAAATTCAGAAGCACTTCTGTTCTTGGAGAAAATCCAGGTAATCAAAGACACCTTGCACGCACGTGAGACCGCGGAGAAGTTGCAACAAATGGAATTTTCTAAAGAAATGCTGACAGACAGTATCGCCAAAGCTGAAGAAATGAGGTTATTGGTAGAAAATCATCAGGAAGAATTAAGACAGAGAACCAAAACCAGAAATATATTAATTGTTACCACCGTCGGCATTTTAATATTAACCGGAGGAATCTTCAATCGCTTGCAATTCACCCGCAAATCAAAAGCAGAATTGCAACTTGAAAAAGATCGTTCTGAAAGTTTGTTGCTCAACATTCTGCCGGAAGAAATTGCCAAAGAGCTAAAAGAAAAAGGGAAGGCTGACGCCAGAGACTTTTTTCTTGTCTCAATCATGTTTACTGATTTTAAAGCCTTTACTGAAACCTCGTCTCTGTTGAGTGCCGCAGAATTGGTCTATGAGGTCAATGCCTGTTTTGAGGCATTTGATGGTATCATCGATAAATACAACATCGAAAAAATAAAAACCATTGGAGACGCTTACATGGCAGCAGGTGGGTTGCCAGTTCCTTCGGATGAATCCGTCAAAAATACGGTCTTGGCTGCTCTTGAAATGCAGCGTTTTATGGAAGAAAGAAAAACTAACAACATCTCAAAGAACAAAGCATACTTCGAAATGAGGGTTGGAATTCATTCAGGGCCAGTGGTGGCAGGCATTGTGGGGGTTAAAAAATTCCAATATGATATATGGGGTGATACTGTCAATACGGCCAACAGAATGGAAACCAGTGGTGTGGTGGGCAAAGTCAACATCAGTCGAGACACATACGAACATATTAAAGAGGATTCCCAATTTACTTTTATATACCGGGGACAAATCGAAGTCAAAGGAAAGGGAGATCTCGACATGTACTTTGTAGATTTAAAGTAA
- a CDS encoding leucine--tRNA ligase, translating to MEYNHRAVEEKWKAEWKKHGTYHVSNDKSLPKYYILDMFPYPSGSGLHVGHPLGYIASDILARYKRMSGYNVLHPMGFDAFGLPAEQFAIQTGVHPAVSTEENMKRYREQLHNIGLNYDWSREVVTSDPNYYRWTQWIFLQLYNHYYCLKDQKAKPIEDLKKHFSKFGSKESHAFGLGDEAFREQDWNGFSKLEQDEILMNARLAYRKESFVNWCEALGTVLANDEIKDGVSERGGHPVIRRPMMQWALRISAYADRLLHDLDALDWPDSLKNMQRNWIGRSSGAQIFFPIQGQKKSIEVFTTRPDTIFGVSFMVLAPEHPQVASLTTADREYEVSKYLDEVKKRNDKDRHTDQKSVTGAFTGSYALHPFSGQKIPIWISDYVLIEYGTGAIMAVPGHDMRDQAFAKKFELPIVEVVDQSEFNGISAEEKLGEMIHSDFLNGLEVKHAIQKAIEIIVERKLGREKIQFKMRDANFSRQRYWGEPFPVYYDPDGVCIPMEEKDLPLVLPHLTKIEASKDGKSPLAQAEDWVHFEEGKRRETDTMPGYAGSSWYFLRYMDPSNHREFASTEALDYWKDVDLYIGGTEHAVGHLMYARFWHKFLYDLGYLKTNEPFKKLVNQGMIQGIIESLAFVKDSQPAKFIAKEMVNQYGEEQIAYIPVHKDFVTDYGSPNAHLNVQGIREFVKWRPDFREAQFSNGEETGDCITLSQEFKISTKSEVGKMSKRYHNVVNPDEVIAEYGADCFRMYEMFLGPLEDSKPWDTKGINGVAGFLKKYHQLFFDEYKNLSLMDVPPSPEELKILHTCIKKLRADLELLSFNTSVSAFMICVNELRRIKCRNREILLTLNRLLAPFAPFITEEIHFHYQGQGSVHHDIYPECNESYLESDTVNYPVSVNGKKRHEWIVSKSKSKGDLEKEVLELEEIKKWIANAPIKKIILVPERMINIVI from the coding sequence AACATGGCACCTACCATGTGAGCAACGACAAATCCTTGCCCAAATATTATATCTTAGACATGTTTCCATATCCTTCCGGTTCTGGACTACACGTGGGGCATCCGCTTGGATACATTGCCTCGGACATTTTGGCGAGATACAAAAGAATGTCCGGGTACAATGTCTTGCATCCAATGGGTTTTGATGCATTTGGCCTTCCTGCAGAGCAGTTTGCAATACAGACCGGAGTTCATCCTGCAGTTTCGACAGAAGAAAATATGAAGCGCTACAGAGAGCAGCTGCACAACATCGGTTTGAATTATGACTGGAGCAGGGAGGTTGTCACCAGCGATCCGAATTATTATCGATGGACACAGTGGATTTTCCTTCAATTGTACAATCACTATTATTGCCTCAAGGATCAGAAGGCAAAACCAATCGAGGATTTGAAAAAACATTTCTCCAAGTTTGGATCCAAGGAGTCTCATGCTTTTGGATTGGGAGATGAGGCTTTTCGGGAACAAGATTGGAATGGTTTTTCAAAGCTTGAACAAGATGAAATTTTAATGAATGCCCGCCTGGCCTACCGAAAGGAGTCTTTTGTCAATTGGTGCGAAGCCTTAGGAACAGTATTGGCCAATGATGAGATCAAAGATGGAGTCTCAGAGCGTGGAGGACATCCTGTTATCAGGAGACCCATGATGCAATGGGCTCTGAGGATTTCTGCTTACGCCGATCGATTGCTCCATGATCTCGATGCACTTGATTGGCCTGATTCACTCAAAAACATGCAGCGAAATTGGATCGGCAGATCCAGTGGTGCTCAAATATTTTTTCCCATCCAGGGTCAAAAGAAAAGCATCGAGGTCTTCACCACCAGACCGGATACCATTTTTGGTGTAAGCTTCATGGTGCTTGCGCCAGAGCATCCCCAGGTGGCTTCATTGACCACGGCAGATAGGGAGTATGAGGTCAGCAAGTACCTGGATGAAGTTAAAAAAAGAAATGACAAGGATCGTCACACAGACCAAAAATCGGTGACGGGTGCGTTTACTGGATCGTATGCATTGCATCCATTTTCAGGGCAAAAAATTCCGATATGGATATCGGATTATGTTCTGATCGAATATGGGACAGGAGCAATTATGGCGGTGCCGGGACATGATATGAGGGATCAGGCATTTGCCAAAAAATTTGAATTACCCATTGTTGAGGTGGTGGATCAAAGTGAATTCAATGGTATTTCTGCAGAGGAAAAGTTGGGCGAGATGATTCATTCTGATTTCTTAAATGGGTTGGAGGTGAAGCATGCCATTCAAAAGGCCATTGAGATCATCGTTGAAAGAAAATTAGGCCGTGAAAAAATCCAGTTCAAAATGCGGGATGCAAATTTTAGCCGGCAGCGATATTGGGGCGAACCTTTTCCGGTGTATTACGATCCGGATGGAGTTTGTATTCCAATGGAAGAAAAAGACCTTCCATTGGTTTTACCGCATTTGACAAAAATTGAAGCATCCAAAGATGGTAAATCACCCCTGGCACAGGCAGAGGATTGGGTGCATTTTGAGGAAGGCAAAAGAAGGGAAACAGATACGATGCCTGGATACGCCGGATCCAGCTGGTATTTTCTCCGGTATATGGATCCAAGCAATCATCGCGAATTTGCTTCCACTGAAGCATTGGATTATTGGAAGGATGTTGATTTGTACATAGGAGGAACAGAGCATGCCGTTGGCCATTTGATGTATGCCAGATTCTGGCACAAGTTTTTGTATGATCTTGGATATTTAAAAACCAATGAGCCGTTTAAAAAACTGGTGAATCAAGGGATGATCCAAGGAATCATTGAAAGTCTCGCTTTTGTCAAAGACAGTCAGCCCGCTAAATTCATTGCCAAAGAAATGGTCAATCAGTATGGTGAGGAGCAAATCGCATACATTCCGGTGCATAAAGATTTTGTCACCGATTACGGTTCACCGAATGCGCACCTTAATGTACAAGGAATCAGAGAATTTGTCAAATGGAGGCCTGATTTCAGGGAAGCCCAATTTAGCAATGGAGAAGAAACAGGAGATTGTATTACATTGTCTCAGGAATTTAAAATCAGTACCAAATCTGAAGTGGGTAAAATGTCCAAAAGGTATCACAATGTGGTCAATCCCGATGAAGTCATCGCAGAGTACGGTGCCGATTGTTTTAGAATGTATGAGATGTTTTTGGGTCCGTTGGAAGACTCAAAGCCCTGGGATACGAAAGGCATTAATGGTGTCGCGGGATTTTTAAAAAAGTACCATCAATTGTTTTTTGACGAATACAAAAATTTGTCATTGATGGATGTGCCACCCAGCCCGGAAGAATTAAAAATATTGCACACCTGTATTAAAAAATTGAGAGCTGATCTCGAGTTACTTTCGTTTAATACATCGGTCAGCGCATTTATGATTTGCGTCAATGAACTGCGCAGAATCAAATGCCGCAACAGGGAAATACTTTTGACATTGAATCGATTGTTGGCTCCATTTGCTCCTTTTATTACAGAGGAAATTCATTTTCATTATCAAGGTCAGGGATCTGTGCATCACGACATCTATCCGGAATGCAATGAAAGCTATTTAGAGTCAGACACTGTGAATTATCCGGTCAGTGTGAATGGAAAAAAGAGACATGAATGGATTGTTTCAAAATCCAAAAGCAAAGGAGATCTGGAAAAAGAAGTTTTGGAGTTGGAAGAAATAAAAAAGTGGATTGCAAATGCTCCCATCAAGAAAATTATTCTGGTGCCTGAGCGTATGATTAATATTGTGATATAG